The region TCTTCGCGGAAGTTGGTTTCGATGATGCCGGCACGGCCACCGCCGTTAGCCGCTGCGTAGGACAGCGCGATGTCGCGTGCTGCGCCCGACTTGTCCTGTGCAACCGCGATCAGGTGCGGCACGCCGCCACCTTGCGAGTACGTGCCGCGCACCGTGTGGCCCGGGGCCTTCGGCGCGATCATGATCACGTCGAGGTCGGCACGCGGGATCACCTGGCCGTAATGGACGTTGAAGCCGTGCGCGAATGCGAGGGCTGCGCCTTCTTTCGCGTTGGCGTGCACTTCCTTGCTGTACACCTCGGCGATCTGCTCGTCGGGCAGCAGCATCATCACGACGTCCGCGCCCTTCACCGCTTCCGCGACTTCCTTGACCGTGAGGCCGGCATTCGCAGCCTTGCTCCACGAAGCGCCACCCTTGCGCAGGCCGACCGTCACGTTCACGCCGCTGTCTTTCAGGTTCAGCGCATGTGCATGGCCTTGCGAGCCGTAACCGATGATCGTGACCTGCTTGCCTTTGATGAGGGAGAGGTCGGCGTCCTTGTCGTAGAAAACTTTCATGTCTGTTCCTTGGCGATATTCAAAAATCAGTGAATCCGGCCGATGCCGGGTTTGCTGCTGGGAATGGCCGGTGACGCACGGCGCGTCCCGGTCCCGATCGATGTGGCGTCAAACCTTCAGGATGCGTTCGCCGCGCCCGATACCGGAGCCGCCTGTGCGGACCGTTTCGAGAATCGCGGTGGCGTCGAGTCCTTCGAGGAACGCATCGAGCTTGTTGCTCGCACCCGTCAGTTCGATCGTGTAGGTCTTTTCGGTGACGTCGATGATGCGGCCGCGGAAAATATCCGACATCCGCTTCATCTCCTCACGCTCCTTGCCGACTGCCCTTACCTTGATCAGCATCAGCTCGCGCTCGATGTGGGCGCCCTCTGTCAGGTCGACCACTTTCACCACCTCGATCAGGCGGTTCAGATGCTTCGTGATCTGTTCGATCACGTCGTCCGAGCCAATGGAAACGATGGTCATGCGCGACAGCGAATGGTCTTCGGTCGGGGCCACCGTCAAGGTTTCGATGTTGTACCCGCGTGCGGAAAAGAGACCCACCACGCGCGACAGCGCGCCGGGTTCGTTCTCCAGCAGGACGGAAATGATGTGTCTCATGTTCGCTTCTTCCAGATGATTGATCGACGTAGCGGAGTTCGTGCCGCTTCGCCCGTTCGCGCCCTTCGTGAAAGCGCACATGGCGAAGCCGGCAAACGAAACCCGTTATAGGTCTTCCGACCCGAGCAGCATCTCGGTGATGCCCTTGCCGGCCTGAACCATCGGCCAGACGTTCTCGGTGGGATCGGTCTGGAAGTCGAGAAACACCGTGCGATCCTTCAGACGCAGCGCTTCCTTCAGCGCCGGCTCGACATCCGCGGTCTTTTCGATGCGCATGCCGACGTGGCCGTACGCCTCGGCGAGCTTCACGAAATCGGGCAGCGCATCCATGTACGAATGCGAATAGCGCTTGCTGTATTCGATCTGCTGCCATTGGCGCACCATGCCCAGATAGCGGTTGTTCAGC is a window of Paraburkholderia flava DNA encoding:
- the ilvC gene encoding ketol-acid reductoisomerase, which produces MKVFYDKDADLSLIKGKQVTIIGYGSQGHAHALNLKDSGVNVTVGLRKGGASWSKAANAGLTVKEVAEAVKGADVVMMLLPDEQIAEVYSKEVHANAKEGAALAFAHGFNVHYGQVIPRADLDVIMIAPKAPGHTVRGTYSQGGGVPHLIAVAQDKSGAARDIALSYAAANGGGRAGIIETNFREETETDLFGEQAVLCGGTVDLIKAGFETLVEAGYAPEMAYFECLHELKLIVDLIYEGGIANMNYSISNNAEYGEYVTGPRIITAETKKVMKDVLKDIQTGEYAKSFIIENRAGAPTLQSRRRLTAEHQIEQVGSKLRAMMPWIAKNKLVDQSKN
- the ilvN gene encoding acetolactate synthase small subunit yields the protein MRHIISVLLENEPGALSRVVGLFSARGYNIETLTVAPTEDHSLSRMTIVSIGSDDVIEQITKHLNRLIEVVKVVDLTEGAHIERELMLIKVRAVGKEREEMKRMSDIFRGRIIDVTEKTYTIELTGASNKLDAFLEGLDATAILETVRTGGSGIGRGERILKV